Proteins co-encoded in one Flavivirga eckloniae genomic window:
- a CDS encoding DUF4199 domain-containing protein, with translation MKKISLPIRFGLVTSAMLIAYFLVLSLFDKHTNPAFSFFNAVITAFGICEAVRLRKIENPETFSYGEGFKTGVITGFIATILFTAFFLFYATEVNPTFLSELLLTIKGGFTVDIGMVTFIVAVMGFATTVVAALAIMQVFKSTGNAVQN, from the coding sequence ATGAAAAAGATATCACTTCCAATTCGATTTGGCCTCGTTACAAGTGCTATGCTGATTGCTTATTTTTTGGTTTTATCATTGTTCGATAAACATACTAACCCTGCATTTAGTTTTTTTAATGCAGTAATAACTGCATTTGGAATTTGTGAGGCTGTGCGCTTAAGAAAAATTGAAAATCCAGAAACTTTTAGTTACGGCGAAGGTTTTAAAACAGGTGTTATTACAGGTTTTATAGCTACAATACTATTTACTGCCTTTTTCCTGTTTTATGCCACAGAAGTTAACCCAACCTTTTTATCAGAATTACTTCTAACAATTAAAGGCGGGTTTACTGTAGACATTGGTATGGTAACTTTTATAGTTGCTGTTATGGGCTTTGCAACAACAGTGGTTGCTGCACTTGCCATTATGCAGGTTTTTAAAAGTACCGGAAATGCTGTTCAAAACTAA
- a CDS encoding phytase, which produces MQKLKLNTIFISFVTLMACATKLPEIVADVVTETTLHDTDDPAIWVNPKDASKSIVFGTDKNTEGAIYAFDLEGKVIESKTIRHLKRPNNVDLEYGFQLNDSTKVDVIAFTERERQQIRLFSVPDMKALDNGGFPVFTDVKEPEANSPMGIALYKSPKTQKVYAIVGRKTGPEKGYLYQYDLISDSLGVHAKLVRKFGGFSGKKEIEAIAVDDEAGIVYYSDEGHCIRKYHAEPLKGDKEIYCFGGEYFKEDIEGIAIAKYQDKGFLIVSNQQAHTFNVFDLKTNTFIKEVNLGTKETDGCDVTTMALGDKFPDGLFVSMNDEKNFFFHDLKKLKLLEE; this is translated from the coding sequence ATGCAAAAACTTAAGTTAAATACCATTTTTATTTCTTTTGTTACTCTAATGGCGTGTGCCACGAAGTTGCCAGAAATTGTAGCAGATGTTGTTACAGAAACGACTTTACACGATACAGACGACCCAGCTATATGGGTTAACCCAAAAGATGCTTCAAAAAGTATTGTTTTTGGTACCGATAAAAATACAGAAGGTGCCATTTACGCCTTCGATTTAGAAGGTAAGGTTATTGAAAGTAAAACGATAAGACATTTAAAACGGCCCAATAATGTGGATCTAGAGTATGGATTTCAGCTTAACGATTCTACTAAAGTAGATGTTATTGCATTTACCGAAAGGGAGCGCCAGCAAATACGTCTGTTTTCTGTACCAGATATGAAAGCATTGGATAACGGAGGTTTCCCCGTCTTTACAGATGTAAAAGAACCCGAAGCAAATTCGCCAATGGGTATAGCGCTTTACAAGTCGCCTAAAACACAGAAGGTGTATGCTATTGTAGGTAGAAAAACTGGGCCAGAAAAAGGATATTTATATCAGTATGATCTCATATCAGATAGTTTAGGCGTACATGCTAAATTAGTTAGAAAGTTTGGCGGGTTTAGTGGTAAAAAAGAGATAGAAGCCATTGCTGTAGATGATGAAGCAGGTATAGTGTATTATTCCGATGAAGGGCATTGCATTCGTAAATACCACGCAGAACCTTTAAAAGGCGATAAGGAAATTTACTGTTTTGGGGGTGAATATTTTAAAGAAGATATTGAAGGTATTGCCATTGCAAAGTATCAAGATAAAGGGTTTTTAATCGTATCGAACCAGCAAGCACATACGTTTAATGTTTTCGACTTAAAAACAAACACGTTTATTAAAGAAGTTAATTTAGGAACCAAAGAAACAGACGGTTGTGATGTTACAACCATGGCATTGGGAGATAAGTTCCCTGATGGATTATTTGTTTCTATGAACGACGAAAAGAATTTCTTTTTTCATGATTTAAAGAAGCTAAAGTTGTTGGAGGAATAA
- a CDS encoding TonB-dependent receptor, producing MRKNYVLLFITLSLSFFGFSQNGNIQGKIIDENGLSVPFGSVLIEALNTGTVSDFDGSFLIVNVPVGSHTVKVTYLGYADTEKEVTVQEGVTAEMIIVLSPTTEELDDILITGYNSGQAKALNTQKNKQNITNVVSTDQIGKFPDANIGDAVKRIPGITMQVDQGEARNVIVRGLAPQLNSVTLNGSRIPSAEGDNRNVQMDLIPSDMIQLIEVNKAVTPDMDADALGGSVNLVTRTSPNGFRVAATAGSGISFITDKRILNGSFLVGDRTKDNKFGWMLSASVNDSDFGSDNVEAEWVNEAENNSGDDIEVTPFVEESDIRTYLVQRIRRSFSANLDYNFNANNSIYLKTMYNWRDDRENRFRLRYRSIEPIFTGDTEATITGYQGEIRRQTKGGIDNNRNKNTRLEDQRMQNYSLGGDHLFGKLEFDWLASYASASEERLNERYVEYELEETAGGDPIPFNVDFANEKFPLITPANASDVALSNFSLKEITEENQFTEEKDFNFFANFKLPVDFFNTGNGFVKFGGRLKIKEKERNNNFFEFEPTNSDFDDLSTLPLVDQTDPDFLAGSKYAAGMFVDPAFLGRLDLNNAALFDLSDVPSEYVRANYDIKEDVYAGYVMANQKLSDKFDVLVGVRVERTKTEATGNQIEDEENVLGTITKDKNYVHILPGVHLKYNINKNTVLRFAWTNTLARPNYEDIVPSVDVIADDEEIFLGNPELSATTSMNFDLMAEHYFSNVGIISGGVFQKNLKDFIYTFVTETTDNTFGAGTTGFDVEQPLNGDDASIFGVEVSFQRQLDFLPGFAKNFSLMANYTHLTSSADGVRGSGGDIREDVDLPGTAPNMFNGSLAYGGKKLNLRLSANFSDSYIDEIEGSAFEDRYYDEQFLLDFNASYAVNDKIRVYFDLNNITDQPLRYFQGVKNRTMQVEYYGRRITFGVKYDLFKTK from the coding sequence ATGAGAAAAAATTACGTATTACTATTTATTACATTGTCACTTTCCTTTTTCGGATTCTCTCAAAACGGAAATATTCAAGGAAAAATTATTGATGAAAACGGGTTATCCGTACCTTTTGGAAGCGTATTAATAGAAGCTTTAAATACAGGAACTGTATCAGATTTTGATGGTAGTTTTTTAATCGTTAATGTTCCAGTTGGAAGTCACACTGTAAAAGTAACTTACTTAGGATATGCAGATACAGAAAAGGAAGTAACAGTACAAGAAGGAGTAACAGCAGAAATGATTATTGTGTTATCGCCAACAACCGAAGAACTGGATGATATTTTAATTACAGGATATAATAGCGGTCAGGCAAAAGCGCTTAACACTCAAAAAAACAAGCAGAACATTACTAATGTTGTTTCAACAGACCAAATAGGAAAGTTTCCGGATGCAAACATTGGAGATGCCGTAAAACGTATTCCTGGAATTACGATGCAGGTAGATCAAGGAGAAGCTCGTAATGTTATTGTTAGAGGTTTGGCACCTCAGTTAAATTCGGTAACATTAAATGGTAGTAGAATTCCATCTGCAGAAGGCGATAACCGAAACGTTCAAATGGATTTAATTCCATCGGACATGATTCAACTTATAGAAGTTAACAAAGCAGTTACACCAGATATGGATGCCGATGCTTTAGGTGGTTCGGTTAACTTAGTAACAAGAACCTCTCCAAACGGATTCAGAGTTGCTGCAACTGCAGGATCCGGAATTAGTTTCATTACAGATAAAAGAATTCTTAACGGATCATTTTTAGTAGGAGACAGAACGAAAGACAATAAATTTGGATGGATGCTTTCGGCATCTGTTAACGACAGCGATTTTGGATCGGATAATGTTGAAGCAGAATGGGTAAATGAAGCAGAAAACAATTCGGGCGATGATATTGAAGTAACACCTTTTGTAGAAGAATCTGATATTAGAACCTATCTGGTACAACGTATTAGAAGAAGCTTTTCTGCAAATCTGGATTATAACTTCAATGCCAATAATAGCATTTATTTAAAAACCATGTATAACTGGCGAGACGATAGAGAAAACCGTTTTAGGTTACGCTATCGTTCTATCGAGCCAATATTTACAGGAGATACAGAAGCAACAATTACGGGTTATCAAGGAGAAATAAGAAGACAAACAAAAGGAGGTATCGATAATAATAGAAACAAGAATACCCGTTTGGAAGACCAGCGTATGCAAAACTACAGTTTAGGTGGCGATCACCTTTTTGGTAAATTGGAATTCGATTGGTTGGCATCTTATGCAAGTGCATCGGAAGAACGATTAAACGAGCGTTACGTTGAGTATGAATTAGAGGAAACCGCTGGTGGCGATCCCATTCCTTTTAATGTAGATTTTGCTAATGAAAAATTCCCATTAATAACACCTGCCAATGCAAGTGATGTTGCATTGAGCAATTTTAGTTTAAAAGAGATTACAGAAGAAAACCAATTTACAGAAGAAAAAGATTTTAACTTTTTTGCCAACTTTAAATTACCAGTAGACTTTTTTAATACAGGAAACGGATTCGTAAAATTTGGAGGTCGTTTAAAAATAAAAGAAAAAGAAAGAAACAATAACTTTTTTGAGTTTGAGCCTACCAATAGCGATTTTGACGATTTAAGTACCTTACCGCTAGTAGACCAAACAGATCCTGACTTTTTAGCCGGAAGCAAATATGCAGCAGGGATGTTTGTAGACCCTGCTTTTTTAGGGCGATTAGATTTAAATAATGCCGCGCTATTTGATCTTTCAGACGTGCCTAGTGAATACGTGAGAGCTAACTACGACATAAAGGAAGATGTTTATGCGGGGTATGTTATGGCAAATCAAAAACTATCTGATAAATTCGATGTGTTGGTTGGTGTAAGAGTAGAACGTACCAAAACAGAAGCAACAGGAAATCAAATTGAAGACGAGGAGAACGTTTTAGGAACCATAACCAAAGACAAAAATTACGTACATATTTTACCAGGAGTTCATCTTAAGTATAACATTAATAAAAATACGGTATTGCGTTTTGCATGGACAAATACATTGGCAAGACCAAACTATGAAGATATTGTACCTAGTGTAGATGTTATTGCAGATGATGAAGAAATATTCTTAGGAAATCCAGAATTAAGTGCTACAACATCTATGAATTTCGATTTAATGGCAGAGCATTATTTTAGTAATGTCGGTATTATTTCCGGAGGTGTTTTTCAAAAGAATCTAAAAGACTTCATTTATACATTTGTAACAGAAACTACCGATAATACTTTTGGAGCCGGTACAACAGGCTTCGATGTAGAGCAACCTCTTAATGGTGATGATGCAAGTATCTTTGGGGTTGAGGTTTCTTTTCAGCGTCAGTTAGACTTTTTGCCAGGCTTTGCCAAAAACTTCAGTTTAATGGCAAACTACACACATTTAACATCTAGTGCAGATGGTGTTAGAGGGTCTGGCGGAGATATAAGAGAAGATGTTGATTTACCCGGTACGGCACCAAATATGTTTAATGGATCGTTGGCCTACGGCGGAAAAAAATTGAACCTACGCTTATCAGCAAATTTCTCAGATTCATATATAGATGAAATAGAAGGAAGTGCTTTTGAAGATAGATACTACGATGAGCAGTTTTTATTAGATTTTAATGCCTCTTATGCCGTTAACGATAAAATACGAGTGTATTTCGATTTAAACAATATAACAGACCAACCACTGCGCTATTTTCAAGGCGTTAAAAACAGAACCATGCAGGTAGAATATTATGGAAGACGCATTACGTTTGGTGTAAAATACGATCTGTTTAAAACAAAATAA
- the rplU gene encoding 50S ribosomal protein L21, protein MYAIVEIAGHQFKVEKDQKVFVNRLQTEEGKKVSFDNVLLLADGDKVTVGAPAIDGAQVGAKVLKHLKGDKVIVFKKKRRKGYRVKKGHRQSLTEIVIESIAASGAKKAAKAEKAAPAKETKKAEPKAKAETAAPKAKPAAKKETAKKAEAPQDLSKLTVAELKEMAKAKGVEGISSMKKADLIAALS, encoded by the coding sequence ATGTACGCAATTGTAGAGATAGCAGGGCATCAATTTAAAGTTGAAAAAGACCAAAAAGTTTTTGTTAACCGTTTACAAACAGAAGAAGGTAAGAAAGTTTCTTTCGATAACGTACTTCTATTAGCAGATGGTGACAAAGTAACTGTAGGCGCCCCAGCTATAGACGGAGCTCAAGTAGGAGCAAAAGTCTTAAAGCACCTTAAAGGTGATAAAGTTATAGTTTTTAAGAAGAAAAGACGTAAAGGTTACCGAGTTAAAAAAGGTCACCGTCAATCTTTAACAGAAATTGTAATAGAAAGCATTGCTGCTTCTGGAGCTAAGAAAGCTGCTAAAGCTGAAAAAGCTGCTCCAGCAAAAGAAACTAAAAAAGCAGAACCAAAAGCTAAAGCAGAAACTGCAGCACCAAAGGCTAAGCCTGCTGCTAAAAAAGAAACTGCTAAAAAAGCAGAAGCTCCTCAAGATTTAAGCAAACTTACAGTTGCTGAATTAAAAGAGATGGCTAAAGCTAAAGGTGTAGAAGGAATTTCTTCAATGAAGAAAGCCGATTTAATAGCTGCTTTAAGTTAA
- a CDS encoding DMT family transporter has product MNSINSKWIYLFALSIIWGSSFILIKKSLLGLTAYQLGALRVIISGFFLLIFGYSTLKTIKKSDWKWIAISGLIGSFVPSFFFAIAETEIDSAVVSILNSLVPLNTILIGFAVFKITSTKRQMFGVIIGFIGTVMLILKGADLNPNQNYLYAIFVILSTLMYATNINIVKRHLQHVKPLTIATGSFASIIIPGIIVLLFTGFFSVETFVNPKFKIAMVYTVILSLFCTALALVLFNKLVHMSTPVFASSVTFVMPIVALILGFLDGESFSLLQGIAGIIILLGVYLSHKRQKKSS; this is encoded by the coding sequence ATGAACAGTATTAATTCAAAATGGATATATCTTTTTGCACTCTCTATAATTTGGGGAAGCTCGTTTATTTTAATCAAAAAATCATTATTAGGCTTAACAGCCTATCAGTTGGGAGCTTTAAGAGTTATAATTTCGGGATTTTTCCTTTTGATTTTTGGATATAGTACACTTAAGACCATTAAAAAATCCGATTGGAAATGGATTGCAATTTCAGGTCTTATAGGGTCATTTGTGCCTTCTTTTTTCTTTGCAATAGCAGAAACCGAAATAGATAGTGCTGTTGTTTCCATTTTAAATTCGTTAGTCCCTTTAAATACCATTTTAATTGGTTTTGCGGTTTTTAAAATAACTTCGACAAAACGTCAGATGTTTGGAGTCATCATCGGTTTTATAGGAACAGTTATGTTAATTTTAAAAGGTGCAGATTTAAATCCTAATCAAAATTACCTATATGCCATATTCGTGATTTTATCGACTCTTATGTATGCAACCAATATCAACATTGTTAAGAGACATTTGCAGCACGTAAAACCATTAACCATTGCAACAGGTAGTTTTGCATCGATAATAATTCCGGGAATCATTGTTTTATTATTTACAGGGTTCTTTTCGGTAGAAACGTTTGTTAATCCGAAGTTTAAAATAGCCATGGTTTATACCGTTATTCTATCACTGTTTTGTACGGCATTGGCATTAGTGTTGTTTAATAAGCTAGTACATATGTCTACCCCAGTATTTGCTTCTTCTGTAACGTTTGTTATGCCAATAGTTGCTTTAATATTAGGCTTTTTAGATGGTGAATCATTTAGTCTTCTTCAAGGAATAGCCGGTATTATTATCTTACTGGGCGTTTATTTATCCCACAAAAGGCAGAAAAAAAGTAGCTAA
- a CDS encoding DUF1569 domain-containing protein, whose product MSDKKIAALNNLLSRIEDYVPYKDENNPAVSQASVGWQLDHTLKVINRVSESLEKSNPNDFKKDFNIIRSILFPFCFIPRGRAKSPKVVLPKNEISTTDLHDQLRDAKLHLNNIRFLNENAHFKHFIFGILPKVKTLRFLEMHTKHHLKIVWDILNK is encoded by the coding sequence ATGTCGGATAAAAAAATAGCTGCTCTAAACAATCTTTTATCTAGAATAGAAGACTATGTGCCTTATAAGGATGAAAACAATCCTGCGGTTTCTCAGGCTAGTGTAGGATGGCAACTGGATCATACGTTAAAGGTTATAAATCGAGTTTCTGAGTCTTTAGAGAAATCTAACCCGAATGACTTCAAAAAAGATTTTAATATTATCAGGAGTATTTTATTTCCGTTTTGTTTTATCCCAAGAGGACGAGCAAAATCGCCTAAAGTAGTACTTCCCAAAAATGAGATTTCAACAACAGACTTACATGATCAGTTACGAGATGCAAAGCTTCATTTAAACAACATAAGGTTTCTAAACGAAAATGCACACTTTAAGCATTTTATATTTGGTATATTACCGAAAGTAAAAACGCTTCGTTTTTTAGAAATGCATACCAAACACCACTTAAAAATAGTTTGGGATATTTTGAATAAATAG
- the rpmA gene encoding 50S ribosomal protein L27, with product MAHKKGVGSSKNGRESESKRLGVKIFGGQAAIAGNIIVRQRGNTHHPGENVYSSKDHTLHARVDGIVKFTKKKDNKSYVSIEPFEA from the coding sequence ATGGCACATAAAAAAGGAGTCGGAAGTTCGAAAAACGGTAGAGAATCAGAATCGAAACGCTTAGGTGTAAAGATTTTTGGTGGTCAAGCTGCAATAGCTGGAAACATTATCGTTAGACAAAGAGGTAACACGCACCACCCAGGTGAGAATGTTTACTCTTCAAAAGATCACACATTACATGCCAGAGTTGACGGTATTGTAAAGTTTACTAAGAAAAAAGATAACAAATCTTACGTTTCTATAGAGCCTTTTGAGGCTTAA